The following proteins are co-located in the Pseudoalteromonas sp. N1230-9 genome:
- the murA gene encoding UDP-N-acetylglucosamine 1-carboxyvinyltransferase — translation MDQFVIQGGTSLAGEVTISGAKNAALPILFAALLGQGKSTFSNVPRLRDIGTTEALLKTLGANVEWQQDKLVIDGATVNKTLAPYELVKQMRASVLALGPLVARFGEAQVSLPGGCAIGARPVDIHIQGLERMGAAIKVENGYINAKVDGRLKGAEIFMEMVSVGATENLLMAATLADGKTVLENAAREPEITDLANCLIAMGAKITGAGTSRIEIEGVESLSGCEYSILPDRIETGTFLVAAAMAGGEVLCKNTHYHSLDPVIEKLRATNALVEVTDNSIYLDMRDRDLKAVNIKTMPHPGFPTDMQAQFTALNVVAKGSATITETIFENRFMHVPELQRMGANIRLEGNTAICGDTDKLSGAQVMATDLRASASLILTGIVAQGETIVDRIYHVDRGYQRIEDKLSALGANIKRRSN, via the coding sequence ATGGATCAATTTGTTATTCAAGGTGGTACATCACTGGCTGGTGAAGTCACTATCTCTGGCGCTAAAAACGCCGCTCTGCCAATCCTTTTTGCTGCACTGTTAGGGCAGGGCAAAAGTACCTTTAGTAATGTTCCTCGCTTGCGCGATATCGGTACCACAGAAGCCTTGTTAAAAACGCTGGGCGCAAATGTAGAGTGGCAACAAGATAAGCTTGTAATTGATGGCGCAACAGTCAATAAGACACTTGCACCTTATGAATTAGTTAAGCAGATGCGTGCCTCGGTTTTAGCTTTAGGGCCGCTGGTTGCGCGTTTTGGCGAAGCTCAAGTTTCATTGCCTGGCGGCTGTGCAATTGGTGCTCGTCCTGTTGATATCCATATTCAGGGTCTTGAGCGCATGGGCGCGGCGATTAAGGTTGAAAACGGTTATATAAATGCCAAAGTCGACGGTCGCTTAAAAGGTGCTGAGATTTTCATGGAAATGGTCAGTGTCGGCGCTACTGAAAACTTATTAATGGCGGCAACGCTGGCTGATGGTAAAACTGTACTTGAGAATGCAGCCCGTGAGCCTGAAATTACCGATCTTGCTAATTGCTTAATCGCAATGGGCGCAAAGATCACTGGCGCAGGTACGAGCCGAATCGAAATTGAAGGCGTTGAGTCGCTTTCTGGCTGTGAATATAGCATATTGCCAGATCGTATTGAGACAGGCACTTTCTTGGTTGCTGCGGCAATGGCCGGTGGCGAGGTACTGTGTAAAAATACCCACTACCATAGCCTTGATCCTGTGATTGAAAAACTGCGTGCCACTAATGCATTGGTTGAAGTGACAGATAACAGTATTTATCTAGATATGCGCGACCGTGATTTAAAAGCCGTGAATATCAAAACCATGCCACACCCAGGTTTTCCAACAGATATGCAAGCACAATTTACCGCACTTAATGTTGTGGCAAAAGGCAGTGCAACAATCACAGAAACGATCTTCGAAAACCGTTTTATGCACGTGCCTGAGTTGCAGCGTATGGGGGCTAATATTCGTTTAGAGGGCAATACAGCGATTTGTGGAGATACCGATAAGTTGTCAGGTGCACAAGTAATGGCAACGGATCTACGCGCTTCAGCGAGCCTTATCTTAACGGGGATTGTAGCGCAAGGTGAGACGATTGTTGATCGTATTTACCACGTTGATCGTGGTTACCAGCGCATTGAGGATAAACTTAGTGCGCTAGGCGCTAATATTAAGCGCCGCTCAAATTAG
- a CDS encoding ATP-binding cassette domain-containing protein produces the protein MESDLSQSIVEIKDVTFSRGDRIIYKNMTFNIPKGKITAIMGPSGIGKTTMLRLIGGQLKPDSGDILFEGQSIPSMSRKALYAARTKMSMLFQSGALFTDMTVFDNIAFPLREHTQLSEDLIRLVVLMKLQAVGLRGAQDLMPSELSGGMARRAALARSIALDPELIMYDEPFAGQDPISMGVLVKLIKSLNQVLGLSSLIVTHDVTEVLSIADHVIIIAEQGVIGEGSPEQMQNHESELVQQFLKGLSDGPVPFHYPAPEYSEELLGVRNV, from the coding sequence ATGGAGAGCGACTTGTCGCAATCAATAGTAGAAATCAAGGATGTAACCTTTTCACGGGGCGATAGAATCATATATAAAAATATGACTTTTAACATTCCGAAAGGCAAAATCACCGCTATTATGGGACCAAGCGGCATTGGTAAAACCACCATGTTACGCTTAATCGGTGGCCAACTTAAGCCTGACTCGGGTGACATTTTGTTCGAAGGGCAGAGTATCCCTAGTATGTCGCGCAAGGCACTTTATGCTGCCCGTACAAAAATGAGCATGTTATTTCAAAGTGGCGCTTTGTTCACTGATATGACTGTATTTGATAACATTGCTTTTCCTTTACGTGAACACACGCAACTCAGTGAAGACTTAATTCGTCTTGTCGTGTTAATGAAACTACAAGCCGTTGGTTTACGTGGTGCGCAAGATTTGATGCCATCTGAATTATCGGGTGGTATGGCAAGGCGTGCTGCACTAGCGCGCTCTATTGCACTTGATCCTGAACTCATTATGTATGATGAGCCTTTTGCTGGCCAAGATCCTATTTCGATGGGGGTGTTAGTGAAACTCATAAAATCACTTAATCAGGTGCTCGGTTTATCCTCTTTAATTGTTACCCATGATGTCACTGAAGTTTTAAGCATTGCAGACCATGTTATTATAATTGCTGAACAAGGGGTGATAGGCGAAGGTTCCCCTGAGCAAATGCAGAACCACGAGTCTGAATTAGTACAACAATTCTTAAAAGGTTTGTCTGATGGCCCCGTGCCTTTTCATTACCCAGCTCCTGAATACAGTGAAGAGTTATTAGGAGTGCGCAATGTTTGA
- a CDS encoding trypsin-like peptidase domain-containing protein — MLKLLKFILPPLFTGLGIAFLVVLLSPTMRAALFPNVSLPDAISTQHMSFADAVHRAAPSVVTIFSESISNQPRYKRQNTIQELGSGVIMSQDGYILTNYHVINNADQIIVILTDGRRFYDVQLIGFDTITDLALLKINSDHLPVIPINDDFKPRVGDVVLAIGNPLNLGQTITQGIISATGKQKITDSPYNNLLQMDAAINVGNSGGALVNSRGDLVGITSAQFKTRENLDIQGIFFAVPYSLAKDIMDKLIKHGRVVRGYLGFTGTAVDSTGKDVSDSYTPVTGMRINNLDPLGPAWQAGIKEQDIVIKIAGLSVANPQQVLEKIGNTEPGKEIEFELYRDGKILKIMVTVAELETKL; from the coding sequence GTGCTTAAACTTTTAAAATTTATTCTTCCACCACTTTTCACAGGCTTAGGCATTGCCTTTTTAGTCGTTTTGCTCAGTCCTACGATGCGCGCGGCGCTGTTTCCGAATGTCAGCCTACCGGATGCAATATCAACTCAACATATGAGTTTTGCGGATGCAGTCCATCGTGCTGCTCCTTCGGTAGTGACTATTTTTTCAGAAAGCATCAGTAATCAACCTCGTTATAAGCGACAAAATACCATTCAAGAGCTTGGTTCTGGTGTAATCATGTCGCAAGACGGGTATATTTTAACGAATTATCATGTCATTAATAATGCCGATCAAATCATTGTTATTTTAACTGATGGTCGTCGCTTTTATGATGTTCAGTTAATTGGCTTTGATACAATCACAGACTTGGCCTTATTAAAGATCAATTCTGATCATTTACCTGTTATCCCGATTAATGATGACTTCAAGCCTCGCGTTGGTGATGTTGTTTTAGCGATAGGTAACCCACTTAATTTAGGGCAAACAATTACTCAAGGTATTATCAGTGCAACAGGAAAACAAAAAATTACAGATAGTCCTTACAATAACTTGCTCCAGATGGACGCTGCGATAAACGTGGGTAACTCGGGTGGTGCATTAGTTAATTCTCGGGGTGATTTAGTTGGTATTACTTCTGCACAATTTAAAACCCGTGAAAATTTAGATATACAAGGTATTTTCTTTGCAGTGCCCTACTCACTGGCAAAGGATATTATGGACAAGCTGATTAAACATGGTCGTGTTGTCAGAGGCTATCTTGGCTTTACAGGTACGGCTGTTGATAGCACGGGTAAAGATGTGAGTGACAGCTACACACCCGTCACTGGAATGCGTATTAATAACCTCGATCCCCTAGGCCCTGCTTGGCAAGCGGGTATTAAAGAGCAAGATATTGTGATTAAGATCGCCGGCTTATCGGTCGCTAACCCACAGCAGGTTCTCGAAAAAATCGGGAACACCGAACCTGGCAAAGAAATTGAATTTGAGCTCTACCGTGATGGTAAAATATTGAAAATCATGGTGACAGTTGCTGAACTCGAAACCAAATTATAA
- a CDS encoding MlaC/ttg2D family ABC transporter substrate-binding protein produces MFKKFLLCLSAVCALSANAAEPTVDLKDPYKMVREVSDNTFARITKDQPLIAKDKEHLRVIVEEELMPYIDYKYAALRVLGNHVSKVRAIEDKAEKEKAIKELQRFIDVFQKYLIATYAGVFTQYTNQSVEFGPAQPFKGQDVVLVKTKIVESGKPDIKIDFKVREDRDGDWRAYDMIAEGISLLDAKQSEFQGILRQQGIEHVSDLLEQKSQLPVQFRGEGGNE; encoded by the coding sequence ATGTTTAAGAAATTTTTGTTATGTTTAAGTGCTGTATGTGCACTAAGTGCCAACGCGGCAGAACCAACCGTCGATTTAAAAGATCCATATAAAATGGTGCGTGAAGTGTCTGACAATACATTCGCACGTATTACTAAAGATCAGCCATTAATTGCCAAAGACAAAGAGCACTTGCGTGTTATCGTTGAAGAAGAGTTGATGCCATACATTGATTATAAATACGCAGCGCTTCGTGTTTTGGGTAATCATGTTTCAAAAGTAAGAGCAATCGAGGATAAGGCTGAAAAAGAAAAAGCAATTAAAGAGTTACAGCGCTTTATTGACGTGTTTCAAAAGTATTTAATTGCGACGTATGCAGGTGTATTCACACAATATACCAATCAAAGTGTAGAGTTTGGCCCTGCTCAGCCTTTTAAAGGTCAAGACGTTGTTTTAGTTAAGACAAAAATTGTAGAGTCGGGCAAACCTGATATCAAAATTGATTTTAAAGTACGTGAAGATCGTGATGGTGATTGGCGCGCTTACGACATGATTGCAGAAGGGATCAGTTTACTGGATGCAAAGCAAAGTGAGTTTCAAGGTATCTTACGTCAGCAAGGTATTGAGCATGTGAGTGACTTACTAGAGCAAAAGAGCCAACTGCCAGTGCAATTTAGAGGTGAAGGTGGGAATGAGTAA
- the mlaD gene encoding outer membrane lipid asymmetry maintenance protein MlaD — protein MNSRKLEILVGFFVALGIAAFALLAFKVANAGISGSGETYQLNAKFENIGSLKARAPIKVGGVVVGRVESISIHPKEFVPVVNMAIDANYLCKFSDTTSISILTSGILGEQYLGINPVIAPQSAEQRCMGSEVTADEQDAGLDELFGVESKALADGDYITDTKSALVLEELIGQFLFNQGGE, from the coding sequence ATGAATTCACGGAAATTAGAAATTTTAGTTGGCTTTTTTGTAGCCCTTGGTATTGCTGCATTTGCGTTATTAGCATTTAAAGTCGCCAATGCGGGGATCAGCGGCAGTGGTGAGACCTACCAGCTTAATGCAAAGTTTGAAAATATTGGCTCTTTAAAAGCGCGTGCGCCAATAAAAGTGGGGGGGGTTGTTGTGGGTCGTGTCGAGTCTATCTCAATTCATCCTAAAGAGTTTGTTCCTGTGGTTAACATGGCTATTGATGCGAACTATTTATGTAAGTTTTCGGACACGACATCAATCTCTATTTTAACGTCAGGTATTTTGGGTGAGCAATATTTAGGTATTAATCCTGTTATTGCGCCACAGTCAGCTGAGCAACGTTGTATGGGAAGTGAAGTGACTGCCGATGAGCAAGATGCAGGCTTAGATGAACTATTTGGTGTCGAGAGTAAAGCATTAGCTGATGGTGATTACATTACTGATACTAAATCAGCATTAGTACTTGAAGAGCTAATCGGTCAGTTCTTATTCAACCAGGGTGGTGAGTAA
- the rpsI gene encoding 30S ribosomal protein S9, which yields MMANQYYGTGRRKSSSARVFLRPGTGNIVINKRSLEEYFGRETARMVVRQALEHVEMTEKFDLHITVSGGGTTGQAGAIRHGITRALMEFDESLRPTLRKAGFVTRDARKVERKKVGLKKARKRPQFSKR from the coding sequence ATCATGGCAAATCAATACTACGGTACAGGTCGTCGTAAAAGTTCAAGTGCTCGCGTATTCTTACGCCCAGGCACTGGTAACATCGTAATCAACAAGCGCTCTCTAGAAGAGTACTTTGGTCGTGAGACTGCTCGCATGGTTGTTCGTCAAGCATTAGAGCACGTAGAAATGACTGAAAAGTTTGACCTACACATCACTGTTTCAGGTGGTGGTACTACTGGTCAAGCTGGTGCTATCCGTCACGGTATCACTCGCGCACTTATGGAGTTTGACGAGTCACTACGTCCTACACTTCGTAAAGCAGGTTTCGTTACACGTGATGCACGTAAAGTTGAGCGTAAGAAAGTGGGTCTTAAGAAAGCACGTAAGCGTCCACAATTCTCAAAACGTTAA
- the mlaE gene encoding lipid asymmetry maintenance ABC transporter permease subunit MlaE, with protein sequence MFDLLQKLGHKTLGRFAALGRSTQMLFGALVNKPNFKKGTPLLIRQLYMVGSQSLLIIMVSGLFIGMVLALQGYTVLVGYGAEDSLGPLVALSLLRELGPVVTALLFAGRAGSALTAEIGLMKATEQLSSLEMMAIDPLKRIIAPRFWAGFISMPILALIFSAVAIIGAHLVGVDWLGVDSGSFWSIMQSQVSFQQDIVNGMIKSFVFAMIVTWIALYKGYDCIPTSEGISKATTETVVHSSLAVLGFDFILTAVMFTS encoded by the coding sequence ATGTTTGATCTTTTGCAAAAGCTAGGACATAAAACCTTAGGGCGTTTTGCTGCACTGGGTCGTTCTACACAAATGCTATTTGGCGCCTTAGTTAACAAGCCAAACTTTAAAAAGGGCACACCTTTACTTATACGCCAGTTGTATATGGTGGGGTCGCAATCGCTGCTTATTATTATGGTGTCAGGCTTATTTATAGGTATGGTACTTGCGCTCCAAGGCTACACTGTATTGGTTGGTTATGGTGCTGAGGACAGTTTAGGTCCATTGGTTGCACTTAGTTTATTGCGTGAGCTTGGGCCTGTGGTTACAGCACTGCTTTTTGCTGGTAGAGCGGGAAGTGCTTTAACGGCGGAAATCGGTTTAATGAAAGCAACCGAGCAACTATCGAGTCTAGAGATGATGGCAATTGATCCGCTCAAGCGAATTATTGCGCCTCGATTTTGGGCTGGTTTCATTAGCATGCCCATATTGGCACTTATCTTTTCTGCGGTAGCTATTATAGGCGCTCATTTAGTGGGTGTTGATTGGCTTGGTGTTGACTCAGGGAGCTTCTGGTCAATCATGCAATCGCAGGTGTCGTTCCAACAAGATATAGTAAACGGCATGATTAAAAGTTTTGTTTTTGCCATGATCGTGACTTGGATTGCTCTTTATAAAGGGTATGACTGTATCCCAACCTCAGAAGGGATAAGCAAAGCCACAACAGAAACCGTTGTGCACTCGTCACTGGCAGTATTAGGTTTTGACTTTATTTTAACAGCGGTAATGTTTACCAGCTAA
- the petA gene encoding ubiquinol-cytochrome c reductase iron-sulfur subunit — protein sequence MSNAPVDNGRRRFLTIATSVVGGVGAAGAAVPFIASWNPSERAKSAGAPVEVDISKLESGQLIRVEWRGKPVWVISRTPRMLEQMKEHEGQLRDPASEEPQQPESSTNEYRSQRPEIFVAVGICTHLGCSPSFLQGGFGEKVEGTDDGFFCPCHGSKFDMAGRVFQSVPAPLNLEIPPYTFIDDTTILVGEEEGVA from the coding sequence ATGAGCAATGCGCCTGTAGACAATGGCCGACGTCGCTTTTTAACCATAGCTACCTCTGTTGTTGGTGGTGTTGGTGCGGCTGGGGCTGCTGTTCCTTTTATTGCGTCTTGGAATCCAAGTGAGCGAGCTAAATCTGCGGGTGCGCCTGTAGAAGTAGATATCAGCAAGCTTGAGTCAGGACAATTAATACGTGTCGAGTGGCGTGGTAAGCCTGTATGGGTTATATCACGTACCCCGAGAATGCTTGAACAGATGAAAGAGCATGAAGGTCAACTTCGTGATCCTGCATCTGAAGAGCCTCAACAACCTGAATCATCAACCAATGAATACCGTTCACAACGACCAGAGATTTTCGTTGCTGTGGGTATTTGTACACACTTAGGTTGTTCTCCGAGCTTCTTACAAGGTGGCTTTGGTGAAAAAGTAGAGGGCACAGATGACGGTTTCTTCTGTCCGTGTCATGGTTCTAAATTTGATATGGCTGGTCGTGTATTCCAATCTGTACCTGCGCCATTAAATCTAGAAATCCCTCCGTACACCTTCATTGATGACACGACTATCTTAGTCGGTGAAGAAGAAGGAGTGGCATAA
- a CDS encoding YhcB family protein encodes MGTITWIGILIIVAISAFFIGAFVTKKQFKQDELEEQVEQANNALEQYRQDVADHLASTGKLVSKMKDNYDQLLNHVEETNKLLLADKKQHPAEPFFSKETTEQLQNSLKDRSSDRSNAEAQPADYVVGESGLFAGENKVSEHSKAS; translated from the coding sequence ATGGGTACTATTACCTGGATAGGTATTTTAATCATTGTTGCAATCTCGGCATTCTTCATTGGCGCATTTGTAACTAAAAAGCAATTTAAACAAGACGAATTAGAAGAGCAAGTTGAACAAGCCAACAATGCACTTGAGCAATATCGCCAAGATGTTGCTGATCATCTCGCAAGCACAGGTAAACTAGTATCTAAAATGAAGGATAACTATGACCAATTGCTTAACCATGTTGAAGAAACAAATAAGTTATTACTTGCTGATAAGAAGCAGCACCCTGCTGAGCCTTTCTTTTCGAAAGAAACCACTGAGCAGCTACAAAATTCATTAAAAGATCGCAGCAGCGATCGCTCAAACGCCGAGGCTCAGCCAGCTGACTACGTTGTTGGTGAGAGTGGCTTGTTTGCCGGTGAAAATAAAGTTTCAGAACATTCTAAAGCCTCTTGA
- a CDS encoding BolA family protein: protein METSQVETLLRDELKLDEVIVKANGSHYEVIAVGECFDGLSRVKKQQLVYAPLMATISDGTIHAVSIKAFTPTEWKREQKFILPQ from the coding sequence ATGGAAACAAGCCAAGTCGAAACGTTATTACGCGACGAATTAAAATTAGATGAAGTAATTGTTAAAGCAAACGGTAGCCACTATGAAGTGATTGCTGTTGGTGAGTGTTTTGATGGTTTATCTCGCGTTAAAAAGCAGCAACTGGTATATGCTCCATTAATGGCGACTATCTCAGACGGTACCATCCACGCAGTGTCAATCAAAGCATTTACACCAACAGAGTGGAAACGCGAACAAAAATTTATACTTCCACAATAG
- a CDS encoding STAS domain-containing protein, producing MSKVSITQLDDDQFRVSGELTRNSISHERLLNMKPQTKHKTWYFDLSEVSRVDTAGLAWLIHSFAELKQQGVRLELKNSPDQLQKLMQLGQVTNLFE from the coding sequence ATGAGTAAAGTATCGATTACTCAACTCGACGATGACCAATTTCGAGTTAGCGGTGAACTGACTCGAAATTCTATCAGCCATGAACGACTTCTGAATATGAAGCCACAAACTAAGCATAAAACATGGTATTTTGACCTTTCTGAGGTCTCTAGGGTTGACACGGCGGGCTTAGCTTGGTTAATTCATTCTTTCGCAGAATTAAAGCAGCAAGGTGTGCGCCTTGAGCTGAAAAACAGCCCTGATCAACTGCAGAAATTAATGCAATTAGGTCAGGTCACAAACCTTTTTGAGTGA
- the rplM gene encoding 50S ribosomal protein L13: MKTFVAKPETVKRDWYVVDAEGKTLGRIATEIARRLRGKHKAEYTPHVDTGDYIIVINAEKVTVTGNKAKDKMYHAHTGFPGGLKSTTFDKLQAAKPEMIIEKAVKGMLPRGPLGRAMYRKLKVYAGTEHNHAAQQPQVLDI; this comes from the coding sequence ATGAAAACGTTTGTTGCTAAGCCAGAAACAGTAAAACGTGACTGGTACGTAGTTGACGCTGAAGGTAAAACTTTAGGTCGCATCGCTACTGAAATCGCTCGTCGCCTACGCGGTAAGCATAAAGCTGAGTACACTCCTCACGTAGATACTGGTGATTACATCATCGTTATCAACGCAGAGAAAGTGACTGTTACTGGTAATAAAGCAAAAGACAAAATGTACCACGCTCATACTGGTTTCCCAGGTGGTCTTAAGTCTACTACTTTCGACAAGCTTCAAGCTGCAAAGCCTGAAATGATTATCGAAAAAGCTGTTAAAGGCATGTTGCCACGTGGTCCTTTAGGCCGCGCAATGTACCGTAAACTTAAAGTTTACGCGGGTACTGAGCACAACCATGCTGCACAACAGCCTCAGGTTCTAGACATTTAA
- the zapE gene encoding cell division protein ZapE, whose protein sequence is MTPWQKYQQDLQREDFVHDAAQENAVRHLQRLYDDLTADKPAAKGWFAKLFSKDSTPSIKGLYFWGGVGRGKTYLVDTFYEALPTERKMRVHFHRFMHRVHDELKKLKNTRNPLNVVADIFKSETDIICFDEFFVQDITDAMLLGGLMEALFERGIVLVATSNIVPDELYRNGLQRARFLPAIELVKANTEIVNVDSGIDYRLRTLEQAEIFHSPLDKQADENLFEYFDKLSPEPGVLDKAIEIEGRMIKTRKVSDCIAMFEFSELCETARSQVDYMEISRLYNTVILSNVKALGQANDDAARRFIALVDEFYERHVTLIISAEKPITELYSEGNLNFEFKRCISRLQEMQSLEYLAKEHLA, encoded by the coding sequence ATGACTCCTTGGCAAAAATACCAACAAGATTTACAGCGAGAAGACTTTGTACATGATGCAGCGCAAGAAAATGCAGTGCGCCATTTGCAAAGACTCTATGATGACCTAACGGCAGACAAACCCGCCGCGAAGGGATGGTTTGCCAAACTATTCTCTAAAGATAGCACGCCTAGCATAAAAGGGCTGTATTTTTGGGGTGGAGTGGGCAGAGGTAAGACCTATTTAGTTGATACGTTTTACGAAGCTTTACCCACCGAACGTAAAATGCGTGTGCACTTTCACCGTTTTATGCATCGCGTGCATGATGAGCTTAAAAAGTTAAAAAACACCCGTAATCCATTGAACGTTGTTGCCGATATCTTTAAGTCCGAAACAGACATTATCTGTTTCGATGAGTTCTTTGTACAAGATATTACCGATGCAATGCTGCTAGGTGGTTTGATGGAAGCATTATTTGAACGCGGCATTGTGCTCGTTGCGACGTCAAACATTGTGCCTGATGAGTTGTATCGTAACGGTTTACAACGGGCCCGTTTTTTACCAGCGATTGAGTTGGTAAAAGCGAATACCGAAATCGTCAATGTTGATTCTGGTATTGATTATCGATTACGTACACTAGAGCAGGCTGAGATTTTCCATAGCCCGCTTGATAAGCAGGCTGATGAAAATTTATTTGAATATTTCGATAAATTGTCGCCTGAGCCAGGTGTGCTTGATAAGGCAATTGAAATTGAAGGGCGGATGATCAAAACCCGTAAAGTTTCAGACTGTATTGCCATGTTTGAGTTTAGTGAACTGTGCGAAACAGCTCGCAGCCAAGTCGATTATATGGAAATAAGCCGACTTTATAATACGGTGATTTTGTCGAACGTAAAAGCACTTGGTCAGGCTAATGATGATGCGGCACGTCGTTTTATCGCCTTAGTGGATGAATTTTATGAGCGTCATGTAACCCTGATTATCTCCGCTGAAAAGCCAATTACAGAGTTGTATAGCGAGGGAAATTTAAATTTTGAATTTAAGCGTTGCATTAGCCGATTACAAGAAATGCAATCGCTCGAATATTTAGCAAAAGAGCATTTGGCATAA
- a CDS encoding Do family serine endopeptidase, with product MKMKLSVISAALLSSSLLLSPAIATAKLPIAVNGQQLPTLAPMLEQITPGVVSIQVSGSKEVRRRATPFDDFFGVPRGGSQKRQFSGLGSGVIIDAKEGYVVTNNHVIEDAEKMVVTLEDGREYEATKIGSDKESDVALLQIDAEDLTALKIADSDKLRVGDFAVAIGNPFGLSHTVTSGIVSALGRSGLNIEGYEDFIQTDAAINQGNSGGALVNLNGELIGINTAILGASGGNVGIGFAIPSTMMKNLVDQIIEHGEVRRGSLGISGRPLDAGLAKAQKLDVKQGAYVMQVMDDTAASKAGIKAGDVIISVDGSEISGFHELRSKIATLGEGKKVKLGIYRDGKVKTVSVTLDGAASSVSAGEETHPAFQGATLENTQKSDGKGVEVTSVEARSPAARVGLEEGDVIMQVNRQRVENIRDMHKIIENTQGNIVLGVKRGRELIFVLIQ from the coding sequence ATGAAAATGAAATTATCTGTTATTAGTGCTGCCCTTTTGTCGTCAAGCTTATTATTGAGTCCGGCGATTGCTACTGCAAAACTTCCTATTGCAGTTAATGGTCAACAGTTACCTACCTTAGCGCCTATGCTTGAACAGATCACCCCTGGGGTTGTCAGTATCCAAGTTTCTGGCTCAAAAGAAGTACGCCGCCGTGCAACACCCTTTGATGACTTTTTTGGTGTCCCCCGAGGTGGTAGCCAAAAACGCCAGTTTAGCGGTCTTGGGTCAGGTGTAATCATTGATGCAAAAGAGGGTTATGTAGTCACCAACAACCATGTGATCGAAGACGCAGAAAAAATGGTCGTCACGTTAGAGGACGGTCGTGAGTATGAAGCAACAAAAATCGGTAGTGATAAAGAGTCTGATGTCGCATTGCTGCAAATTGATGCCGAAGACTTAACAGCCCTGAAGATTGCCGATTCAGATAAACTTCGTGTGGGTGACTTTGCCGTTGCGATTGGTAACCCATTTGGTTTAAGTCACACCGTGACATCAGGTATCGTCAGTGCCCTTGGCCGCAGCGGTTTAAATATAGAAGGCTATGAAGACTTTATTCAAACCGATGCTGCTATTAACCAAGGTAACTCTGGCGGCGCCTTAGTTAACCTAAATGGTGAACTAATTGGTATCAATACGGCTATCTTAGGCGCCTCAGGCGGTAACGTAGGTATTGGTTTTGCCATTCCATCAACCATGATGAAAAACCTTGTTGACCAAATTATTGAGCACGGTGAGGTTCGACGTGGCTCACTAGGTATTTCAGGTCGTCCACTTGATGCAGGCCTTGCTAAAGCGCAAAAGCTCGATGTGAAACAAGGTGCTTATGTGATGCAAGTAATGGATGATACCGCAGCGAGTAAAGCAGGCATAAAGGCTGGTGATGTCATTATTAGTGTTGATGGTAGCGAGATCAGTGGTTTTCATGAACTGCGCAGTAAGATAGCTACCCTAGGTGAAGGTAAAAAAGTCAAACTGGGCATTTATCGTGATGGTAAAGTTAAAACAGTGAGCGTTACCTTAGATGGTGCAGCAAGCTCAGTGTCCGCTGGCGAAGAAACCCACCCTGCTTTCCAAGGCGCAACCCTTGAAAACACGCAAAAAAGTGATGGTAAAGGCGTAGAGGTTACCTCGGTAGAAGCTCGCTCACCAGCAGCACGAGTAGGCTTGGAAGAGGGAGATGTGATCATGCAAGTCAACCGACAACGCGTTGAGAATATCCGAGATATGCACAAGATTATTGAAAACACCCAAGGCAATATTGTCCTAGGTGTAAAACGTGGAAGAGAGCTTATTTTTGTTCTTATCCAATAA